GCGGTCGGCGAGCACGTCGTCGTCCGGGGCGGCGAGCACACCGCGCCGGATCTGGGCGGCCAGTCGGGTGCCGTCCTCGACGATCAGCGAGTACGCCGACACGTGGTCGGGTCCGGCGGCGACCGCCGCGTCCAGGCTGGCCTGCCAGTCGTCGTCGGACTCCCCCGGCGTGCCGTAGATCAGGTCCAGGTTGACGTGGTCGAACCCGGCCGCCCGCGCCTCCGCGACGCACGCCTGCGGCCGGCCCGGGGTGTGCCGCCGGTCGAGGGTGGCGAGCACGTGCGGACGGGCGCTCTGCATGCCGAAGGAGATCCGGTTGAAGCCCTGTGCGCGCAACTCGTCGAGGTAGCGCCGGTCGACCGACTCGGGGTTCGCCTCCGTCGTCACCTCGGCACCCGGGGCGAGACCGAACTCCGCCTCCACCGCGCGCAGCACGGCGCCGAGGTCGGCGGGCGGGAGCAGCGTGGGCGTACCACCGCCGACGAACACCGTCGAGACCGGCGCGGCGGGCGCTCCGGTGGGCGCCGACAGCACCCGGCCGGCCAGCCGGACCTCGCTGATCGCCGCCTGCGCGTACGTCGCCCGGGACGCGCCCGGGGCCGGACCGAGTTCCTCCGCGGTGTAGGTGTTGAAGTCGCAGTAGCCGCAGCGGGTCACGCAGAACGGCACGTGGACGTAGACCCCGAAGGGCCGGTCGGCAGTATCAGCAGCGTCGCCCAGACCCGCCAGCGCGGACGGCGGCAGCGCGCCGTCGCTCGGCACGGGTTCACCGTCGGGCAGGGTCGAGGGCACGGTCGCAGGCAATCAGTCGTCGAGAGGCCGGCAGTCAGGCAGGAGTTCGGCCAGGAGTTCAGGCAGGAGTTCGGTCACGAGTAGAACCCGTCCAGGACGTCCGCGTAGCGCGTCTCCACCACGCGGCGCTTGAGTTTCAGGCTCGGGGTCATCTCGCCGTCGTCCACGGTGAGGTCGTGGTCGAGGACCGCGAACTTCTTGATCGTCTCCCAGCGGTTGAGCCGGCCGTTGAGCTGGTCGACGTACCCCTGCAGCATCGCCCGTGCCTGGTCGGAGGTCGCGATCTCCTCGTAGCTTCGCCCCTCCAGGCCGTTCTCGCGCGCCCAGCCGACGATGGAGTCCTCGTCCAGGGTCACCAGCGCCGAGCAGAACGTCCGGCCCTCGCCGTGCACCACGACCTGACTGGCGTACGGGCACAGCGCCTTGAACATCGTCTCGATCGCCTGCGGGGCGACGTACTTGCCGTTGGACGTCTTGAACAGGTCCTTCTTGCGGTCGGTGATCCGCAGCATGCCCTGGTCGTCGAGCTGGCCGATGTCGCCGGTGTGGAACCAGCCGTCGGGGTCGAGCACCTCGTCGGACAGCTCGGGCATCCCCTGGTAGCCCCGCATCACGCCGGGCCCCTTGATCAGCACCTCGCCGTCGTGCGCGATCCGCACCTGCGTGCCGGGCAGCGCCGGGCCGACGCTGCCGAAGCGGAACCGTCCGGGCAGGTTGACGCAGGATCCGGCGCTGGTCTCGGTCAGGCCGTACCCCTCGATGATCAGGATCCCGGCGGCGTGGAACCACTCCGACAGCTGTTGGCTGAGCGCGGCCGCACCGGAGACGAAGAACCGCAGCCGCCCACCGAACCGGTCCCGGATCTTGGCGAACACCAGCCGGTCGGCGACCTTGTACTGCAGGGCGAGCACACCGGAGGGCTCGGTGCCCTGCTGGCGCAGCTCCGAGACCCGGCGGCCGACGCCGATCGCCCAGTGGAACAGCGCCGCCTTCGGTCCGCCCTCGTGTTCGATCGTGGAGTTGATCCGGCCGTACGCCTTCTCGAAGATCCGCGGCGCGGCGCCCATGAAGGTCGGCCGGACGACGGCGACGTTCTCGATGATCTTGTCGACCCGCCCGTCGATCGCGGTGGCGAAGCCGATCTGCACCTGCGCCGACAGCAGCACCTTGCCGAAGGAGTGCGCCAGCGGCAGCCAGAGGTACTGCAGGTCGTCCGGGTGCAGGATCCGCACCGCGTCGATGGCAGCGCCCTCGTAGGTCCAGCAGTCGTGGCTGAGGCGGACGCCCTTCGGCCGGCCGGTGGTGCCCGAGGTGTAGATGAGCGTGGCGAGGCTGTCCGGCCCGATCGTGGCGACGGCCTTCTCGATGGCGTCGGGGTGCTGGGCGAGGTACGCGGCGCCGCGTTCCTCCAGCTCGGCGAGGGTCAGCAGGTCGTCGGCGCCACCTTCGCGTCCGCCCCCGTCGCCCCCGGCGGTGCCGTCGGCGAACGTCACCAGCCAGGCGATGTCGGGCAGCTCCGCCCGGTGCTCGCGGATCTTCTTCAGCTGCTCGTCGTCCTCGACGAAGACCACCCGGCTGCCGGAGTCACCGAGGATGTAGCTCGCCTCGTCCGGCGTGGTGGTGGGGTAGACCGTCGTGGTGGCCGCACCCGCGCACATGATCGCGAAGTCGGCCAGCACCCACTCGTAGCGCGTACTGGAGGCGATCGCCACCCGCTGCTCGGGCTCGATGCCGAGGGAGATCAGGCCGGCCGCCAGCCGGCGTACGCGCTCACCGGTCTGGCCCCAGGTGCACGACTCCCAGCCGCCGTCGACGGGGCGCCGGAACGCCTCCGCGTCCGGCGTCGACTCGAACCGTCGCAGGATCAGCTCGGCCACGGTGGACGCGCGGTTGTCGACCTTGGACTGGTCGACGTCGCCTGGGTTGCTCCCCCAGAGCAGGTCACTGGACATCGCGGGCCTCCACCTCGGTGAGGAGCAGCGTAGGGACGGGCCGGGCCGGTGGCACACCTGGCGAGTACGGAGTGGTCGCCTGGCCCGCCGTACCGGCCTGCCTCCACCGTAGTGACTGAGCTGCCGCCGGCGTAGCCCACGTGGACGAACCGGGCAGTTCGCCGTGCGCGTGCCGGAGCGGCGTTCGGTGCCGCACCGCGGCCTACTTCTTGCCGCCGGACTCGGACTTCTTCCCCGAGTCGGTGGACAACGCCGCGATGAAGGCCTCCTGCGGCACCTCGACCCGGCCGACCATCTTCATCCGCTTCTTGCCTTCCTTCTGCTTCTCCAGCAGCTTCCGCTTGCGGGTGATGTCGCCGCCGTAGCACTTGGCGAGAACGTCCTTGCGGATGGCGCGGACGCTCTCCCGGGCGATGATCCGGGAGCCGATCGCTGCCTGGATCGGCACCTCGAACTGCTGGCGCGGGATGAGGTCCTTCAGCTTCTGCGCCATCGCCACACCGTAGGTGTAGGCCTTGTCCTTGTGCACGATCGCGCTGAACGCGTCGACCGGATCGCCGTGCAGCAGGATGTCGACCTTCACCAGGTCGGCCGCCTGCTCGCCGGTGGGCTCGTAGTCGAGTGAGGCGTAGCCGCGGGTACGGCTCTTCAGCGCGTCGAAGAAGTCGAACACGATCTCGGCCAGCGGCAGGGTGTAGCGCATCTCCACGCGGTCCTCGGACAGGTAGTCCATGCCCTGCAGCTGCCCGCGCCGCGTCTGGCACAGCTCCATCACCGCGCCGATGAAGTCGGCCGGGGTGAGGACGGTGGCGCGTACGACCGGCTCGTGAATCTCGGCGATCTTGCCCCGCGGGAACTCGCTCGGGTTGGTCACCACGACCTCCGAGGCGTCCTCCATCACGACGCGGTAGACGACGTTCGGCGCGGTGGAGATCAGGTCGAGGTTGAACTCGCGTTCGAGGCGCTCGCGGACGATCTCCATGTGCAGCAGGCCGAGGAAGCCGCAGCGGAAACCGAACCCGAGCGCGCCCGAGGTCTCCGGCTCGTACAGCAGCGCGGCGTCGTTCAGTTGCAGCTTGTCCAGCGCCTCGCGCAGGTCGGGGTAGTCGTCGCCGTCCAGGGGATACAGCCCGGCGTAGACCATCGGGTTGGGGTGGCGGTAGCCGCCGAGCGCCTTCTCGGCACGGTTGCCGGCCTGGGTCACCGTGTCACCGACACGGGACTGCCGGACCTCCTTCACGCCGGTGATGATGTAGCCGACCTCGCCGACGCCGAGTGACGCCGACGGCTTGGGGTCGGGCGAGATGACCCCGACCTCGAGGGTGTCGTGGGACGCCTTCGTCGACATCATCAGCACCCGCTCGCGGTGGCCGATCTTGCCGTCGACGACCCGGATGTAGGTCACCACGCCGCGGTAGGTGTCGTACACCGAGTCGAAGATCAGCGCCCGGGCAGGCGCGTCCGGGTCGCCCTCGGGCGGCGGCACCTGCGCGACGATCGCGTCGAGCAGGTCCTCCACGCCCTCACCGGTCTTCGCCGACACCCTGAGCACGTCGCTCTCCTCGCACCCGATGATCCGGGCCAGCTCGGCGGCGTACTTCTCCGGCTGGGCCGACGGCAGGTCGATCTTGTTCAGCACCGGGATGATGTGCAGGTCGGCGTCCAGCGCGAGGTAGAGGTTGGCGAGCGTCTGCGCCTCGATCCCCTGCGCCGCGTCGACCAGCAGCACCGCGCCCTCACAGGCCGCCAGCGAGCGCGAGACCTCGTAGGTGAAGTCGACGTGCCCGGGCGTGTCGATGAGATTGAGGACGTACGACGAACCCGCCTCGCCGTCCGCGCCCGGACCGGCTTGGTACGGCAACCGGACCGCCTGGCTCTTGATCGTGATGCCGCGCTCTCGCTCGATGTCCATCCGGTCGAGGTACTGCGCGCGCATCGACCGCGCATCGACCACTCCGGTGAGCTGGAGCATGCGGTCGGCGAGCGTCGACTTGCCGTGGTCGATGTGGGCGATGATGCAGAAGTTCCGGATCATCGCCGGATCGGTCTGGCCGGGTTGGGGCGCGGACGCTGGTACGGGCACGGACGATCCATTCCGGTCGGTGGGGGAACGACGTTCATCATCCCACGGACCACGATCCGGTCAGGGCTGCGTGGGTGAGCGCCCTCGGTCAGACCGGGGTGGGGGGGCGACGTACCGGCCATCTGCCGCACTTGGTAGTCATATGTGTACACAACGTGTACGCCCCGGTGGTCGGCCGGTCGACCGGGTGTCCAGGCCAGGAGTTCGCGCACACATGCTGACTCGCACCGCATTCCGCTTCTCTCCGCACGGTTCCTACGCCGCCTGCCTCGCCTCCGACGGCGGTGCCGGGTGGCACGTCGAACACTGGCCGCTGGACCCGGCCCGGCCGCCGAGTCCGGTTCCGGGGCTGGCCCCCACCGGCCCGCACTCGCGGATGCTGCCGCTCGACGACGGCGGTGTCCTGTTGCATCACGCCACCCCGGACCGGCACCGGATCATCCTCGGCCGGCCGGACCGGCCCGCCCGGCTCCTTGGCACGCTCGCCGCGCTCGGCCTGCAACTGCTGCCCCACCCGGCCCACGACGCCCTCGCCCTGGCCATCACCACCCGCTCCGACCCGTCCGCGACCCTGTGGCTGCTGCGGCGCCGCGACGGCGAGCCGCGGCCGCTGCTCACGGTGTCCGGGCTGTTGATCGGCGGGACCTGGCTCGACCCGGCCGGGCGGCGGCTGGCGGTCAACCGGGCGTACCAGGGTGGCCTCACCTGTGTCGCGGTCGACCTGCACGACGGTTCGGTGGAGGAGATCTGGCCCGACCATCCCTCCGTGCGCCTGCTGTTCGCCGTACCCCACGCGGGGTTGTTCGTCGTCGCCGACGACAACGGCCGGATCGGCTGGGCATGCACGCCCGGAGGCCGGCTGCAGTGGCCCGCCGACCTCAACCGCCCGCACAACCCGTGGCCGCTGGCCGCGGACGTGACCGGCGAGCAGGTCGCGGTCCGGCTGGACCAGGGCGGGCGCTCCCGGCTGCTGGTCTACGAACGCCACACCGACCGGGCGGTGGTGCTGCCGTTGCCGGCCGGCCATCTCGGCGACGCGGCCGCGTGGACGCCGACCGGGCTGCGGTTCGCGTTCACCGGTCCGGATCGGCGGACGGGGGTCGCGGAGATCGCGCCGTCGGCCGCGCAGGCCGCGGGGACGTTCCGCCTGCTCGCGGATCCCGACGCACCGCAGGCGTTCGGAGCGTTCGGAGCGTTCGGAGCGTCCGGGGTGTCCGGGGTGTCCGGGGTGTCCGGGGCGCCTGACGTAGCCGGCGTACCCGCCCAGGCCGGCTGAGCCGGGGTACGGCCCCCACGACCGCGTACCTCCGCGGCGGCTGTCAGGATCGGCGGGTGACCGCCTCGCAAGCCGGCTCGGTGCCTCACGGCGCGACCGCCGTCCGCCCCCAGTGGGCCGACCTGCCCGAACCCCTCCGCGACCGGATCGCCGAGCGGCTCGGCGGTGAGGTCGTGGCGACCGCCAGTCAGGGCTCCGGCTTCACACCGGGCTTCGCGTCCCGGCTGGTCTTCGGCGGCGACTCCGCCACCGGGGACGCCGATGAAACCCGTGGCACCGGGCACGCCTTCGTGAAGGCGGTCTCCGCCGACCGCTCCCCCGCGATCGCCGACTCCTACCGGGCCGAGGCGCGGATCGCGTCCCGCATCCCGCCGGCGGCGCCGGTGCCGGCGCTGCGCTGGACGCTGGAGGAGTTCGACTGGGTGGTGCTCTGCTTCGACGACGTTCCCGGACGGCCACCGGCGCGGCCGTGGAAGCCGGGCGAGCTCACCGACGTCCTCACCGCACTCACCGGCCTCGCACAGGTGCTCACTCCCGTACCGGACGGCCTGGTGGTGCCGCAGGCCCGCGACTGGCTGGCCCAGGACTTCGGCTACTGGGGACGGCTCGCGCGGGCGTCGGGCGCCGGCGGTTCACTCGTCGACCCCCAGGTCGCCGAACTCGCCGCGCTCGAGGGCGCGGCACCGGACGCCCTCGACGGCGACAGCGTGGTCCACTGCGACCTCCGCGACGACAACGTGATCCTGGGCGACGACGGCCGGGTGTGGTTCTGCGACTGGAACTGGCCGAGCCGCGGCCCCGCCTGGCTGGACCTCGTCACCGTGCTGATCTCGGCGTGCGGTGACGGGTACGACGCGACCGCGCTGCTGTCCGCGCACCCGCTCGGCGAGGGCGTGGACAGCGAGGCCGTGGACGCCGTACTCGCCGGCCTGGCCGGCTACTTCACCGACTCCTCGCTGCAGCCGGCGGTCAGCGGTTCGCCGTACCTCCGTGCTCACCAGGGGTGGTACGCCCAGGCCACGCTGTCCTGGCTCGCGCTGCGCCGCGGCTGGGTCGGCTGAGGATCCCCGGCGCCCCTGACTCCTCCCCGGGTGGGTCCCTGGCGGCGGCCTCCGGTACTTCCGTAGGGGAACGAACGGAAATGTTCGTCCGCGAGTCGGA
This Actinopolymorpha cephalotaxi DNA region includes the following protein-coding sequences:
- a CDS encoding AMP-dependent synthetase/ligase, with product MSSDLLWGSNPGDVDQSKVDNRASTVAELILRRFESTPDAEAFRRPVDGGWESCTWGQTGERVRRLAAGLISLGIEPEQRVAIASSTRYEWVLADFAIMCAGAATTTVYPTTTPDEASYILGDSGSRVVFVEDDEQLKKIREHRAELPDIAWLVTFADGTAGGDGGGREGGADDLLTLAELEERGAAYLAQHPDAIEKAVATIGPDSLATLIYTSGTTGRPKGVRLSHDCWTYEGAAIDAVRILHPDDLQYLWLPLAHSFGKVLLSAQVQIGFATAIDGRVDKIIENVAVVRPTFMGAAPRIFEKAYGRINSTIEHEGGPKAALFHWAIGVGRRVSELRQQGTEPSGVLALQYKVADRLVFAKIRDRFGGRLRFFVSGAAALSQQLSEWFHAAGILIIEGYGLTETSAGSCVNLPGRFRFGSVGPALPGTQVRIAHDGEVLIKGPGVMRGYQGMPELSDEVLDPDGWFHTGDIGQLDDQGMLRITDRKKDLFKTSNGKYVAPQAIETMFKALCPYASQVVVHGEGRTFCSALVTLDEDSIVGWARENGLEGRSYEEIATSDQARAMLQGYVDQLNGRLNRWETIKKFAVLDHDLTVDDGEMTPSLKLKRRVVETRYADVLDGFYS
- a CDS encoding phosphotransferase — protein: MTASQAGSVPHGATAVRPQWADLPEPLRDRIAERLGGEVVATASQGSGFTPGFASRLVFGGDSATGDADETRGTGHAFVKAVSADRSPAIADSYRAEARIASRIPPAAPVPALRWTLEEFDWVVLCFDDVPGRPPARPWKPGELTDVLTALTGLAQVLTPVPDGLVVPQARDWLAQDFGYWGRLARASGAGGSLVDPQVAELAALEGAAPDALDGDSVVHCDLRDDNVILGDDGRVWFCDWNWPSRGPAWLDLVTVLISACGDGYDATALLSAHPLGEGVDSEAVDAVLAGLAGYFTDSSLQPAVSGSPYLRAHQGWYAQATLSWLALRRGWVG
- the lepA gene encoding translation elongation factor 4, with the protein product MIRNFCIIAHIDHGKSTLADRMLQLTGVVDARSMRAQYLDRMDIERERGITIKSQAVRLPYQAGPGADGEAGSSYVLNLIDTPGHVDFTYEVSRSLAACEGAVLLVDAAQGIEAQTLANLYLALDADLHIIPVLNKIDLPSAQPEKYAAELARIIGCEESDVLRVSAKTGEGVEDLLDAIVAQVPPPEGDPDAPARALIFDSVYDTYRGVVTYIRVVDGKIGHRERVLMMSTKASHDTLEVGVISPDPKPSASLGVGEVGYIITGVKEVRQSRVGDTVTQAGNRAEKALGGYRHPNPMVYAGLYPLDGDDYPDLREALDKLQLNDAALLYEPETSGALGFGFRCGFLGLLHMEIVRERLEREFNLDLISTAPNVVYRVVMEDASEVVVTNPSEFPRGKIAEIHEPVVRATVLTPADFIGAVMELCQTRRGQLQGMDYLSEDRVEMRYTLPLAEIVFDFFDALKSRTRGYASLDYEPTGEQAADLVKVDILLHGDPVDAFSAIVHKDKAYTYGVAMAQKLKDLIPRQQFEVPIQAAIGSRIIARESVRAIRKDVLAKCYGGDITRKRKLLEKQKEGKKRMKMVGRVEVPQEAFIAALSTDSGKKSESGGKK
- the hemW gene encoding radical SAM family heme chaperone HemW translates to MPSTLPDGEPVPSDGALPPSALAGLGDAADTADRPFGVYVHVPFCVTRCGYCDFNTYTAEELGPAPGASRATYAQAAISEVRLAGRVLSAPTGAPAAPVSTVFVGGGTPTLLPPADLGAVLRAVEAEFGLAPGAEVTTEANPESVDRRYLDELRAQGFNRISFGMQSARPHVLATLDRRHTPGRPQACVAEARAAGFDHVNLDLIYGTPGESDDDWQASLDAAVAAGPDHVSAYSLIVEDGTRLAAQIRRGVLAAPDDDVLADRYLRAEETLHAAGFSWYEVSNWARDETARCRHNLLYWTGGDWWGIGPGAHSHVGGVRWWNVKHPAAYAERLARGVSPAHAREVLDAQTRTVERVMLEVRLAGGLAVSVLDDTGRAAARRAAADGMVVPEALAAGRVVLTLRGRLLADAVVRDLLGWGSDLLSSAG